A region from the Caldicellulosiruptor naganoensis genome encodes:
- a CDS encoding sensor histidine kinase: MKLFTKIALNFIGIIVFLILSIYISNMLYLKYFLEDMVIDDLKKLSQDALENKLEGDLSAVKILVLQGNAIVLEKGGLDIPYHMIMPVFNSSGVYEFSYPHFKMEYIAYVLKKGSFTSIVITIKPYYGYALNIISKNLIKISVVFILIGLLVSLLISRHISKRIIKISIATQKIAHGEDFELKNNSTNEVEDLARSINSLKNSLRLLEKVRREFVANFVHDLKTPIAVIKGYCESTKYLDIDDKENIKQNMDGIGKQCDYMQNLISNMVELSKISAG; the protein is encoded by the coding sequence ATGAAACTTTTTACTAAAATAGCTCTAAACTTTATAGGAATAATAGTTTTTCTAATTTTGAGTATATATATTTCCAATATGCTCTATCTTAAGTACTTTTTGGAGGATATGGTAATAGATGACTTGAAAAAGCTTTCCCAAGATGCGCTTGAAAACAAGTTGGAAGGCGATTTGTCCGCAGTGAAAATACTTGTTTTACAAGGAAATGCGATTGTCCTTGAAAAAGGTGGATTGGATATACCCTATCATATGATTATGCCTGTATTCAATTCAAGCGGAGTTTATGAATTTTCTTATCCACACTTTAAAATGGAGTACATTGCATATGTGTTAAAAAAGGGGAGTTTTACTTCTATTGTAATAACTATAAAACCATATTATGGATATGCTTTGAACATAATATCAAAAAATCTGATTAAAATTAGCGTTGTATTCATTTTAATAGGGCTTTTAGTGTCACTTTTGATTTCACGGCATATATCAAAGCGTATAATAAAGATTTCAATAGCAACTCAAAAGATTGCCCATGGAGAGGATTTTGAACTGAAAAACAACTCAACAAATGAAGTTGAAGACCTTGCAAGGTCCATCAATAGCCTCAAAAATTCGCTGAGACTCCTTGAGAAGGTAAGGCGTGAGTTTGTCGCAAATTTTGTTCACGACTTGAAAACACCTATTGCTGTTATAAAGGGCTATTGTGAGAGCACAAAATATTTGGATATTGATGACAAAGAAAATATTAAACAAAATATGGATGGAATTGGAAAACAATGTGATTATATGCAAAACCTGATTTCCAATATGGTTGAGCTTTCAAAGATTTCAGCGGGATAA
- a CDS encoding Gfo/Idh/MocA family protein, producing MTKTKVAIIGCGNIASVYLKNLKRFGIFDIIACSDVDLEKAKVIASEFSVEKVVEPNNVYDLDVDIIVNLTPPQHHYNINKKVLESGKHLYSEKPLCSKVDEAKEILELAEKKGLMVGCAPDTFLGANIQTAKKLIQDGWIGKPFAANCFIMYGGPEKWHPNPHFIFKKYLGPLFDVGPYCLTALVTLLGSVKKVSAMGKITYKERLITSEPHKGEKIIVEMPTYVTAKILFENDIIGSVTVSYDVPATNLRGIEIYGEEGTLFVPDPNFFDFGRVLLRRHDEQEFKEMPVINPFNYDNLRGLGILDMALAIKMGTPLRASGSLAFHVLETLHAIYTSVQEEKFVDVESKAPDVPLLDMKLLREVLCI from the coding sequence ATGACAAAGACTAAGGTAGCGATAATAGGTTGTGGGAATATTGCGTCTGTGTATCTTAAAAACCTAAAAAGGTTTGGAATATTTGACATTATTGCATGCTCGGATGTAGATTTAGAGAAGGCAAAGGTTATTGCTTCTGAGTTTTCAGTCGAAAAAGTTGTTGAACCTAACAATGTGTATGATTTAGATGTAGATATAATTGTCAACCTCACGCCACCCCAACATCACTACAACATCAACAAAAAGGTACTTGAAAGTGGTAAACATCTTTACAGCGAAAAACCTCTTTGCTCTAAAGTAGATGAAGCGAAAGAAATTTTGGAGTTAGCAGAAAAGAAAGGCTTAATGGTTGGATGTGCACCTGATACATTTCTTGGGGCAAATATCCAGACAGCAAAAAAGCTTATCCAGGATGGGTGGATAGGAAAGCCATTTGCAGCAAACTGCTTTATAATGTATGGCGGGCCAGAAAAATGGCATCCAAATCCGCACTTTATATTCAAAAAGTACTTAGGACCTTTGTTTGACGTGGGGCCATACTGCCTAACAGCGCTTGTGACCTTACTTGGTTCTGTCAAAAAAGTATCTGCAATGGGCAAGATTACTTACAAAGAAAGACTTATAACATCTGAGCCACACAAGGGCGAAAAGATTATAGTTGAAATGCCAACGTATGTGACAGCAAAAATTTTGTTTGAAAATGACATAATCGGAAGTGTAACTGTCTCATACGATGTGCCGGCAACAAACCTTCGTGGAATTGAAATATATGGAGAAGAAGGTACCTTGTTTGTCCCAGACCCTAACTTCTTTGACTTTGGCAGGGTGCTTTTAAGAAGACATGATGAGCAGGAGTTTAAAGAAATGCCTGTCATAAACCCATTCAATTACGACAATTTAAGAGGTTTAGGAATACTTGACATGGCGCTTGCAATCAAGATGGGGACGCCACTTAGGGCATCCGGGAGCTTAGCCTTTCATGTTTTAGAAACTCTTCATGCTATATATACTTCTGTGCAGGAAGAGAAGTTTGTAGATGTAGAAAGTAAAGCACCTGATGTGCCTCTTTTGGATATGAAGCTTTTGAGAGAGGTTTTATGTATATAG
- a CDS encoding MarR family winged helix-turn-helix transcriptional regulator, whose protein sequence is MENECEEKLIFEILGTIRRKLNNRLKNEELFDYHESLTFGEQQVIMVLSENSQPMTMKDIASELGISPSTLTGIVDKLVEKELVKREIDLQDRRKVQVFLTENGKNLVEKIIEFRSRVLEPILKNLSPEEIDLLKKIVQKINEAL, encoded by the coding sequence ATGGAAAATGAATGTGAAGAAAAATTGATTTTTGAGATACTTGGGACAATCAGAAGAAAGTTAAATAACAGGCTCAAGAATGAAGAGCTTTTTGATTATCATGAAAGCCTGACGTTTGGTGAACAGCAGGTAATAATGGTTTTAAGTGAAAACTCACAACCTATGACTATGAAGGATATTGCATCAGAGCTTGGTATCTCACCTTCAACCTTGACAGGGATTGTGGACAAGCTTGTTGAAAAAGAACTTGTCAAAAGAGAAATAGATCTCCAAGATAGAAGAAAGGTGCAGGTTTTCCTTACAGAAAATGGTAAGAATCTTGTTGAGAAGATAATCGAATTTAGAAGCAGGGTTTTAGAGCCCATATTAAAAAATTTATCTCCTGAAGAAATAGATCTTCTCAAGAAGATTGTCCAAAAAATTAATGAAGCACTTTAG
- a CDS encoding efflux RND transporter periplasmic adaptor subunit: MKRTLKRIIVTVLVLAILVSVVYAISVRNKQALSVVEVKTAKVEKGDIVSLFSTNGDVESKSKQDYYIFSPTKVIKVYVELGDRVKKGDKLLELETQDLTLQYKIAQKQLEMAKLQLESLKKLKEKTSSQSTNSLNSQGISGFSQVLPSTVTNSSISQNQLSQQLKSSFGGTNLPLSLNAQQSSSQLSIPASSTGQLQSSSSLSNIDDQIKLQQKQVEIAKLNLKSIKQSMDKQQRYITAEIDGIVTTINVREENYYASTQFPAITIEDPDNLQVVLNVNQYDAINLKEGQKAYIHFGDKTFDGVVRQVAPAATKVLTQTGSENVVKAYVDILNNDRTIKSGFNVDVDIKIGEKKNVVKVPSEAIVTDKNGKNYVYVVENGVAKQREVRLGLSSDLETEVLDGVSVGEEVILNPNSSIQDGTKVKVKGSE; the protein is encoded by the coding sequence ATGAAAAGAACTTTAAAAAGAATAATTGTTACAGTTTTAGTCTTAGCTATTCTGGTGTCAGTTGTGTATGCAATTTCTGTAAGAAACAAACAAGCTTTATCTGTTGTTGAAGTCAAAACTGCAAAAGTAGAAAAAGGTGATATTGTATCACTTTTCTCAACAAACGGCGATGTTGAGTCAAAGTCAAAGCAGGATTACTACATCTTCTCCCCAACAAAGGTTATAAAGGTGTATGTTGAGCTTGGAGATAGGGTAAAAAAGGGTGACAAACTTTTAGAGCTTGAAACTCAGGATTTGACTTTGCAGTATAAAATTGCTCAAAAACAGCTTGAGATGGCAAAGCTGCAACTTGAATCATTAAAGAAATTAAAAGAAAAAACTTCAAGCCAGAGTACAAATAGTTTAAATAGTCAAGGAATTTCTGGATTTTCTCAGGTACTTCCAAGTACCGTAACAAATTCTTCAATTAGTCAAAATCAATTATCACAGCAATTAAAATCTTCCTTTGGTGGGACAAATTTGCCTCTATCTTTAAATGCCCAGCAGTCTTCTTCACAACTTAGCATACCAGCATCCTCTACTGGCCAACTTCAATCCTCTTCAAGTCTTAGTAACATTGACGACCAGATAAAGCTTCAGCAAAAACAGGTTGAGATTGCAAAGCTCAATCTAAAAAGTATCAAGCAATCAATGGATAAACAGCAAAGGTATATAACAGCAGAAATTGACGGAATCGTGACTACTATAAATGTAAGAGAAGAAAATTATTATGCTTCTACTCAGTTTCCTGCAATTACTATTGAAGACCCGGATAATCTTCAGGTAGTTTTGAATGTCAACCAGTATGATGCTATAAATCTAAAAGAAGGTCAAAAAGCTTATATACACTTTGGCGACAAGACATTTGATGGAGTTGTCAGACAGGTTGCACCAGCTGCAACTAAAGTTTTGACACAAACAGGTTCTGAAAATGTTGTAAAAGCATATGTTGACATCTTGAACAACGACCGAACAATCAAATCTGGCTTTAATGTAGATGTGGATATAAAGATTGGCGAAAAGAAGAATGTTGTAAAAGTACCATCAGAGGCAATTGTCACAGACAAAAACGGCAAAAATTACGTCTATGTTGTTGAAAACGGAGTAGCCAAACAAAGAGAGGTGAGGCTTGGACTTTCTTCGGATTTAGAAACTGAAGTTTTAGATGGTGTAAGTGTTGGAGAGGAAGTAATCTTAAATCCAAACAGCTCAATACAAGATGGTACAAAAGTCAAGGTAAAAGGGAGCGAATGA
- a CDS encoding class II aldolase/adducin family protein: protein MKNLEHVKSQICRVGRIMYERGYISGPDGNISVRVDKDTIITTPSGVSKGFLKEDMLVTIDIDGNVLEKTQFKPSSEIKMHLKVYREREDVNACVHAHSPFATTFAVLRKPLDKPILAESVFIFGGYIPVAPFATPSTVEVPESISPFVKDYDAILLSNHGVLTYDKDLEMAFYKLEIVEFWAKILFLSSQIGQPQVLSPEEVQKVLSLRNSQNNPK from the coding sequence ATGAAAAACTTGGAGCATGTTAAATCTCAAATCTGCAGAGTTGGAAGAATCATGTATGAAAGAGGCTATATTAGTGGCCCTGATGGAAACATCTCTGTAAGAGTTGACAAAGATACAATAATTACAACGCCATCAGGAGTTTCTAAAGGTTTTTTAAAAGAAGATATGCTTGTCACAATTGACATTGACGGAAATGTCCTTGAGAAAACTCAGTTCAAACCATCATCTGAGATAAAGATGCATCTTAAAGTCTATCGCGAAAGAGAAGATGTAAACGCCTGTGTGCATGCACACTCACCTTTTGCAACAACATTTGCAGTACTGAGAAAACCCCTTGACAAGCCAATTTTAGCAGAGTCTGTGTTTATATTCGGCGGATATATCCCTGTTGCACCATTTGCAACACCCTCAACAGTTGAGGTCCCAGAGTCAATCTCACCTTTTGTAAAAGACTACGATGCAATACTTCTTTCAAACCATGGAGTTTTGACATATGACAAGGATTTGGAGATGGCATTTTACAAACTTGAGATTGTTGAGTTTTGGGCAAAGATTTTATTTCTATCAAGCCAGATAGGTCAGCCGCAGGTTTTGAGCCCTGAAGAGGTCCAAAAGGTATTAAGTTTAAGAAATTCCCAGAATAATCCAAAATGA
- a CDS encoding ATP-binding protein, which produces MYIEANNEYIDIYNKADLKEEELIFLFERYKSSKRGFGLGLSIVKELCKILNIKLETFVDNGFVHFRVKV; this is translated from the coding sequence GTGTATATTGAAGCAAATAATGAGTACATTGATATCTATAATAAAGCAGACTTGAAAGAAGAAGAGCTCATTTTTTTGTTTGAAAGATATAAGTCAAGCAAGAGAGGCTTTGGACTTGGGCTCTCTATTGTAAAAGAGCTTTGTAAGATTTTAAACATTAAACTTGAGACCTTTGTAGACAATGGATTTGTCCATTTCAGGGTGAAGGTATAG
- a CDS encoding cobalamin B12-binding domain-containing protein — MEILNEISQLIQKGNAKQASEKVKEALSLGLSAEEILNGALISAMAVVGEKFKNNEIYVPEVLIAARAMKAALEVLKPILTETGVKPIGKVVIGTVKGDLHDIGKNLVAMMMTGAGLEVIDLGVDVSPEKFCEAVKSYNPQIVAMSALLTTTMPNMKATIEKLQEQGLRDKVKVIVGGAPVTESFAKSIGADGYAPDAASAAELAKKFVQGAA, encoded by the coding sequence ATGGAAATACTAAATGAAATCTCCCAACTCATCCAGAAAGGAAATGCAAAGCAAGCATCAGAAAAAGTAAAAGAAGCACTCTCATTGGGACTTTCTGCTGAGGAGATTCTAAATGGCGCTTTGATTTCTGCAATGGCAGTTGTAGGTGAAAAGTTTAAAAACAATGAAATATACGTACCAGAGGTCTTGATTGCAGCGCGCGCAATGAAAGCAGCATTAGAAGTTTTAAAGCCAATCCTGACTGAAACAGGTGTAAAGCCAATTGGCAAGGTTGTAATTGGCACTGTAAAAGGTGATTTGCACGACATTGGCAAAAACCTGGTTGCAATGATGATGACAGGAGCGGGCCTTGAGGTAATAGACCTTGGAGTGGATGTTTCTCCCGAGAAGTTCTGTGAGGCTGTAAAAAGCTACAATCCACAGATTGTTGCAATGTCAGCTTTGCTTACAACAACCATGCCAAACATGAAAGCAACCATTGAAAAACTGCAAGAACAAGGTCTGCGCGATAAGGTAAAGGTGATTGTTGGTGGTGCACCTGTAACAGAGAGCTTTGCAAAGAGCATTGGTGCTGACGGGTATGCACCTGATGCAGCATCAGCTGCTGAGCTTGCAAAAAAGTTTGTCCAAGGTGCTGCGTAA
- a CDS encoding response regulator transcription factor yields the protein MANILVVEDQQDLNQIITRFLKNEGFEVINLYTAKDALSKLNEADLIILDIMLPDMEEYEVLKEASKKGIPTIILTSKSEEFDKLRGFELEAEDYITKPFSMLELIARVKVVLRRSKNFEENIKLLDGKVEIFPKRFKVIVDGEDVNLTHKEFELLLFLAKNKDLVKSRDEILEKVWGFDFIGETQTVDVHIKQLREKLKDYKFLIKTVWGVGYKLSEDKE from the coding sequence GTGGCAAATATCTTAGTTGTTGAGGACCAGCAAGATTTAAATCAAATAATTACAAGGTTTTTGAAAAATGAAGGATTTGAAGTTATAAACTTATACACTGCAAAAGATGCACTGAGTAAGTTAAATGAGGCTGACTTGATAATTCTTGATATTATGCTACCTGACATGGAAGAGTATGAAGTATTGAAAGAAGCCAGCAAAAAAGGTATTCCCACAATAATATTAACCTCCAAATCAGAAGAATTTGATAAGTTAAGAGGCTTTGAACTTGAGGCAGAGGACTATATCACAAAACCATTTTCTATGCTTGAGCTGATTGCACGCGTGAAGGTTGTTTTGAGGAGAAGCAAAAATTTTGAAGAAAACATAAAACTTTTAGATGGCAAGGTAGAGATTTTCCCCAAGAGGTTTAAGGTAATAGTGGATGGTGAGGATGTGAACCTCACTCATAAAGAGTTTGAGCTTTTGCTTTTCTTGGCCAAAAACAAAGATTTGGTAAAGTCAAGAGATGAGATACTTGAAAAGGTTTGGGGTTTTGATTTCATTGGTGAGACTCAAACCGTGGACGTTCATATAAAGCAGTTAAGAGAAAAGTTAAAAGACTACAAATTTTTAATAAAGACAGTTTGGGGTGTGGGCTATAAACTTTCGGAGGACAAAGAATGA
- a CDS encoding ABC transporter ATP-binding protein → MIELKDIRKVYNLGKVELEVLKGISLKVEKGEYVAIVGPSGSGKSTLMNIIGLLDRPTSGTYKLNDIEVSSLSDVELARIRNKQIGFVFQSFNLLSKLNALENVELPMLYAKILPKERRQRAIKALERVGLSDRLYHRPNELSGGQQQRVAIARAIVMNPAFLLADEPTGNLDTNSSIEIMKIFYELNQLGTTIIMVTHEQDIANHAKRIIRIRDGMIIEDSFVKNRITY, encoded by the coding sequence ATGATTGAGCTAAAAGACATCAGAAAAGTCTACAACCTCGGTAAGGTAGAACTCGAGGTCTTAAAAGGAATATCCTTAAAAGTAGAAAAAGGCGAATATGTTGCAATTGTAGGACCATCCGGGTCTGGAAAGTCAACACTTATGAACATCATTGGGCTTTTAGACAGACCCACTTCTGGTACATACAAACTCAATGATATAGAAGTTTCAAGTTTGTCAGATGTAGAACTTGCAAGAATTAGAAACAAGCAAATAGGCTTTGTTTTTCAATCGTTTAACCTCTTGAGCAAGTTAAATGCACTTGAGAATGTAGAACTTCCTATGCTGTATGCAAAAATCCTTCCAAAAGAAAGGCGTCAAAGAGCAATCAAAGCATTAGAGAGGGTAGGCTTAAGTGATAGACTTTATCACAGGCCAAATGAGCTTTCTGGGGGGCAGCAGCAAAGGGTTGCAATTGCACGGGCAATTGTGATGAATCCAGCTTTTTTGCTTGCTGATGAGCCAACAGGAAATTTAGACACGAACTCAAGCATTGAGATTATGAAGATATTCTATGAACTAAATCAGCTTGGTACAACAATTATAATGGTCACACATGAACAAGACATTGCAAACCACGCAAAGAGGATTATCAGAATCAGAGATGGAATGATAATTGAAGATAGCTTTGTTAAAAACAGAATTACATATTAA
- a CDS encoding glycoside hydrolase family 13 protein — MEIIHNQLHDIFALEREKFLIRLWIRKGFAKEIYLIFSDRYEIERIQKLKMDYYMEVGEYEVYQAIVEASTPRLGYKFMVKLFDGTFKIYDQFGLQEDDEEIYVGHFHFPYANPSDVFEKPKWVEKLVVYEIFPDRFARKDKKEEPRELYPWDYCKWEKPGGEVFLGGNFEGIKSKIDYFKRLGINAIYFTPIFKSTSSHRYNVDDYFDVDPLLGTKEEFKELVETLHQNGIKVILDMVFNHTGTGFFAFQDVIKNGMDSKYFNWYNIKSLPVDIQKGNYETFATGVKSMPRIDTSKKDVQDFFLSVLKYWLLEFDVDGFRFDVANELDKSFLRRIRLELKTLKKDVLLIGEVMHRSESFLLGDMFDGVMNYFSWEVFLRFLLGKYKAKDAVKILAEYRLKFNPKLFSCQLNLIGSHDTKRVLNAVLKNKKLAMLACVYNLTYQGIPMIYYGDEIGMEGEHDPDCRRGMIWEEEKWDKEIFELYRKLISLKKTSTALNVDDVKEGFLGDVMYFERKADDEMVCIFFNPGKSLQNIKLFTPEIVGKEITFFKSGKSVKNFSATFEFEILPEDFEILIVR; from the coding sequence TTGGAAATTATTCACAATCAATTGCATGACATATTTGCATTGGAAAGAGAAAAGTTTTTAATTCGCCTTTGGATCAGAAAAGGGTTTGCAAAAGAAATTTATCTCATCTTTTCTGACAGATATGAAATAGAGAGAATTCAAAAGCTGAAGATGGACTATTACATGGAAGTTGGAGAGTATGAGGTGTATCAGGCTATTGTTGAGGCATCAACACCACGACTCGGATACAAATTTATGGTAAAACTGTTTGATGGTACATTTAAGATTTATGACCAATTTGGTCTTCAAGAGGATGATGAAGAGATTTACGTAGGGCATTTTCATTTTCCATATGCAAATCCATCAGACGTATTTGAAAAGCCAAAGTGGGTAGAAAAACTTGTTGTATATGAGATTTTTCCAGACAGATTTGCAAGAAAAGACAAAAAAGAAGAGCCAAGGGAGCTTTATCCATGGGACTATTGCAAGTGGGAAAAACCGGGCGGTGAAGTCTTTCTTGGTGGAAATTTTGAGGGGATTAAAAGTAAGATTGACTATTTTAAGAGACTTGGCATAAATGCTATCTACTTTACACCAATTTTTAAATCAACTTCAAGCCACAGGTACAATGTAGATGACTACTTTGACGTTGACCCGCTTCTTGGCACAAAAGAGGAGTTTAAAGAATTGGTTGAGACTTTGCACCAAAATGGAATAAAAGTAATTTTAGACATGGTTTTCAATCACACAGGGACAGGCTTTTTTGCCTTCCAAGATGTTATTAAAAACGGCATGGATTCAAAGTATTTTAACTGGTACAATATAAAGAGCTTGCCAGTCGATATTCAGAAGGGAAATTATGAGACATTTGCAACTGGTGTAAAAAGTATGCCAAGGATTGATACTTCCAAAAAAGATGTTCAGGACTTTTTCTTAAGTGTGCTAAAATATTGGCTTTTGGAATTTGACGTTGACGGTTTTAGGTTTGATGTTGCAAACGAGCTTGACAAGAGCTTCTTAAGAAGAATAAGACTTGAGCTGAAAACATTGAAGAAGGATGTTTTGCTCATTGGTGAGGTTATGCACAGAAGCGAGAGTTTTCTTTTGGGAGATATGTTTGATGGAGTTATGAATTACTTTTCGTGGGAAGTTTTTTTGAGATTTTTATTGGGTAAATATAAAGCAAAAGATGCTGTGAAGATTTTGGCAGAATATAGGTTAAAGTTCAATCCTAAGCTTTTTTCATGTCAGCTAAATCTCATAGGTAGTCACGATACCAAAAGAGTTTTGAATGCTGTTTTGAAGAATAAGAAATTAGCGATGCTTGCTTGCGTGTATAATCTCACATATCAAGGTATTCCCATGATTTACTATGGCGATGAGATTGGCATGGAAGGGGAACATGACCCTGACTGTAGAAGGGGGATGATATGGGAGGAGGAAAAGTGGGACAAAGAAATTTTTGAACTTTATAGAAAATTGATAAGCTTAAAGAAAACATCCACAGCTCTGAATGTTGATGATGTAAAGGAGGGCTTTTTGGGAGATGTTATGTACTTTGAAAGGAAGGCAGATGACGAAATGGTTTGCATTTTCTTCAATCCGGGCAAGAGTTTGCAAAATATAAAGCTCTTTACACCAGAGATTGTAGGAAAAGAAATAACATTTTTTAAATCAGGAAAAAGTGTCAAGAATTTTTCTGCAACGTTTGAATTTGAGATTTTACCTGAAGATTTTGAGATTTTAATTGTTAGGTAA
- a CDS encoding ABC transporter permease codes for MYISELIKVAIKSILSNKLRTFLTMLGIIIGIASVITIMSLGEGGQKAIVGEFEKIGVNIFSIRTRTDVQITESDRFTIKDVEMIRKRIPAVKYAAPVAQKFGLVKTENKTKRAFFIATDFDYGNVSNLKVVYGRFFNEKDILQGRNVVLIDKDSAKELFGYEDCVGKTIKVGSFSSFDTAKIIGVIDSGNFKILAGSASDQFPVIAAMPITYAQKIFDDVIISQIYVMTYNSDQLDEASSQAIRILEARHHNKDKYKTEKFVAFMEQFNRILGIFTTIMSAIAAISLLVGGIGVMNIMLVSVTERTREIGIRKAIGATQRDILIQFLIEALLISLIGGAIGTFSGYLFANLVGPFIQITPVVSLQSILIAFIFSSAVGIFFGIYPARRAAKLDPIVALRYE; via the coding sequence ATGTATATATCAGAGCTAATTAAAGTTGCAATAAAGAGTATATTGTCAAACAAACTCAGGACTTTTTTGACAATGCTTGGAATTATTATTGGTATTGCCTCAGTTATAACAATTATGTCTCTTGGCGAAGGTGGACAAAAGGCCATTGTGGGCGAGTTTGAGAAAATTGGTGTGAACATTTTCTCAATCAGAACAAGGACTGATGTACAAATAACAGAAAGTGATAGATTTACCATCAAAGATGTTGAGATGATAAGAAAAAGAATCCCTGCTGTCAAATACGCTGCACCCGTTGCACAAAAATTTGGACTTGTCAAAACTGAAAACAAGACAAAGAGGGCATTCTTTATTGCAACCGATTTTGATTATGGAAATGTGTCAAATTTAAAAGTAGTGTACGGAAGGTTCTTTAATGAAAAGGACATATTGCAAGGTCGAAATGTGGTTTTAATTGACAAAGACTCTGCAAAAGAGCTTTTCGGGTATGAAGACTGTGTTGGAAAAACTATAAAGGTTGGCAGTTTTTCTTCTTTTGATACTGCAAAGATAATCGGTGTTATTGACAGTGGAAATTTTAAGATTTTAGCAGGCAGTGCATCCGACCAGTTCCCTGTAATTGCTGCTATGCCAATAACATATGCCCAGAAGATTTTTGATGATGTGATTATCTCCCAAATTTATGTCATGACTTATAATTCTGACCAGCTAGATGAAGCATCAAGCCAAGCAATAAGAATCTTAGAGGCAAGACATCACAACAAGGACAAGTATAAAACTGAAAAGTTTGTTGCTTTTATGGAACAGTTTAATAGAATCTTAGGGATATTTACAACAATCATGAGCGCAATTGCTGCAATATCGCTTCTGGTCGGCGGCATTGGTGTTATGAACATTATGCTTGTGTCTGTGACAGAAAGGACACGTGAGATTGGCATCAGAAAGGCAATCGGCGCAACACAAAGAGATATTTTGATTCAGTTCTTGATAGAAGCACTTTTAATCTCTCTAATTGGTGGCGCAATTGGAACATTTTCAGGGTATCTTTTTGCAAACTTAGTAGGACCATTTATCCAAATAACACCAGTTGTATCACTCCAAAGTATTCTCATTGCATTTATATTCTCATCAGCAGTTGGAATCTTTTTTGGAATCTATCCGGCAAGAAGGGCTGCAAAGCTGGATCCAATTGTGGCTCTCAGGTATGAATAA
- a CDS encoding nucleoside recognition domain-containing protein → MSAFWLFLILFSILVQVISGDINKITTILFSAPKSALQIFVTIACSVILWSGFLRLAQDTGLIKILERFLKPFLRLLFKTKNEEAFKWMSTNIIANLLGLGNAATPAGIKAMEELSKENSKDFASSDMILFVILNTCSIQLIPTTMIMLRHEYGSENLIVVLFPILFVSLVGLFFA, encoded by the coding sequence TTGAGTGCATTTTGGCTTTTTCTGATTTTGTTTTCAATCTTAGTTCAAGTAATTAGTGGTGATATTAACAAAATAACTACTATATTGTTTTCTGCTCCAAAATCTGCTCTTCAGATATTTGTAACAATAGCGTGTTCTGTAATCCTCTGGTCAGGATTTTTGAGACTTGCCCAAGACACAGGTTTAATTAAAATATTGGAAAGATTTTTAAAGCCGTTTTTAAGGCTTCTTTTTAAAACAAAGAATGAAGAAGCATTTAAGTGGATGTCAACAAACATTATCGCAAACCTTCTTGGACTTGGAAATGCTGCAACACCAGCAGGAATTAAAGCAATGGAAGAGCTTTCAAAAGAAAATAGCAAAGACTTTGCATCAAGCGACATGATTTTGTTTGTGATATTGAACACCTGCTCAATCCAGCTTATCCCAACAACAATGATTATGCTAAGGCATGAGTATGGGTCTGAAAATCTGATAGTTGTACTTTTTCCAATACTGTTTGTGTCACTAGTTGGACTTTTCTTTGCATAA